In Solanum stenotomum isolate F172 chromosome 6, ASM1918654v1, whole genome shotgun sequence, one DNA window encodes the following:
- the LOC125868144 gene encoding pyridoxine/pyridoxamine 5'-phosphate oxidase 2 isoform X2 produces the protein MSSSAPWKQLLLNSINSNSHLKHSTYFQLATVGSNGRPSNRTVVFRGFQDGTDKIQINTDSRSCKIEDLKHCPFAEVCWYFTETWEQFRIHGRVDMIDASNSDPDKLKQREAAWFAGSVRSRLQYLGPTPGLPSLDEQPSHDSLDSSAGPVDAFCLLLLDPEQVDYLNLKRNERLAFTTARSVNVPDERNQLNLKHMRTKHTPRTFTLYLHDMFIITRPSLYSHSLNRGVGRDARGSSEYHS, from the exons ATGAGTAGCTCAGCTCCATGGAAGCAGCTTCTTCTCAACTCCATAAACTCTAATTCCCATCTTAAGCATTCAACCTACTTTCAGCTC GCAACTGTTGGATCCAATGGAAGACCCTCTAATCGAACTGTCGTTTTCAG AGGGTTTCAAGATGGTACTGATAAGATTCAAATTAATACTGACTCACGAAGCTGCAAG ATTGAAGATCTTAAGCATTGCCCATTTGCAGAG GTGTGCTGGTATTTCACTGAAACTTGGGAACAATTCAGAATTCATGGAAGAGTCGATATGATTGATGCATCAAACTCTGACCCAGATAAACTTAAG CAAAGAGAGGCAGCTTGGTTTGCTGGTTCTGTGAGATCAAGACTACAATATTTGGGGCCTACTCCAGGGCTTCCTTCTCTAGATGAACAACCATCGCACGATTCGCTAGATTCGTCTGCTGGTCCAGTCGATGCATTCTGCCTTCTACTTCTGGACCCTGAGCAG GTTGATTATCTGAACTTGAAGAGAAATGAGAGGCTAGCATTTACTACTGCACGTAGTGTCAATG TTCCTGATGAAAGAAATCAGCTGAATTTGAAGCACATGCGTACTAAG CATACTCCCCGTACGTTCACACTTTACTTGCATGACATGTTTATTATAACCCGCCCCTCGTTGTATAGTCACTCACTAAACAGGGGCGTAGGTAGGGATGCAAGGGGTTCATCTGAATACCATTCGTGA
- the LOC125868144 gene encoding pyridoxine/pyridoxamine 5'-phosphate oxidase 2 isoform X1: MSSSAPWKQLLLNSINSNSHLKHSTYFQLATVGSNGRPSNRTVVFRGFQDGTDKIQINTDSRSCKIEDLKHCPFAEVCWYFTETWEQFRIHGRVDMIDASNSDPDKLKQREAAWFAGSVRSRLQYLGPTPGLPSLDEQPSHDSLDSSAGPVDAFCLLLLDPEQVDYLNLKRNERLAFTTARSVNDFTVPDERNQLNLKHMRTKHTPRTFTLYLHDMFIITRPSLYSHSLNRGVGRDARGSSEYHS; this comes from the exons ATGAGTAGCTCAGCTCCATGGAAGCAGCTTCTTCTCAACTCCATAAACTCTAATTCCCATCTTAAGCATTCAACCTACTTTCAGCTC GCAACTGTTGGATCCAATGGAAGACCCTCTAATCGAACTGTCGTTTTCAG AGGGTTTCAAGATGGTACTGATAAGATTCAAATTAATACTGACTCACGAAGCTGCAAG ATTGAAGATCTTAAGCATTGCCCATTTGCAGAG GTGTGCTGGTATTTCACTGAAACTTGGGAACAATTCAGAATTCATGGAAGAGTCGATATGATTGATGCATCAAACTCTGACCCAGATAAACTTAAG CAAAGAGAGGCAGCTTGGTTTGCTGGTTCTGTGAGATCAAGACTACAATATTTGGGGCCTACTCCAGGGCTTCCTTCTCTAGATGAACAACCATCGCACGATTCGCTAGATTCGTCTGCTGGTCCAGTCGATGCATTCTGCCTTCTACTTCTGGACCCTGAGCAG GTTGATTATCTGAACTTGAAGAGAAATGAGAGGCTAGCATTTACTACTGCACGTAGTGTCAATG ATTTCACAGTTCCTGATGAAAGAAATCAGCTGAATTTGAAGCACATGCGTACTAAG CATACTCCCCGTACGTTCACACTTTACTTGCATGACATGTTTATTATAACCCGCCCCTCGTTGTATAGTCACTCACTAAACAGGGGCGTAGGTAGGGATGCAAGGGGTTCATCTGAATACCATTCGTGA
- the LOC125868137 gene encoding laccase-6 isoform X1: MKNLLTTLFIYFLFILFLCNNHSKYVVGFRPQRRGGRSTRFYDFKVQTTSITKLCNTKDIPTINGMYPGPVVYAQEDDKVIVRVTNESPYNITIHWHGIRQRLSCWSDGPSYITQCPIQTGQNFTYEFTLAQQKGTFFWHAHVSWLRATVYGAIVVYPKNGVPYPFKFPYEEHIIILGEFWMKDMVQIEQAVLAGGGAPPPADAFTINGQPGPNYNCSTDDIFKIDAVPGKTYLLRLINAALNQEHFFAIANHRLTIVEVDAEYTKPLTTDRVMLGPGQTLNVLVTADKPIARYSMAMGPYQSAKNVSFQNITAIAYFQYFGATANGLSLPAALPHFDDNLAAKTVMDGLRSLNPVTVPKDIDRNLFVTIGLNVQKCRSKNPQKDCQAKGGGVMAASMNNISFSKPNISILEAYYKNISGYFTQDFPGVPLTFYDFVNGAPNNPPNDTNSLNGTRTYVLDYGTKVQLILQDTSTVSTENHPIHLHGYSFYVVGYGTGNYDPDTANFNLVDPPYMNTIGVPVGGWAAIRFVADNPGNKLETKFHLIIITVRCTKLTDGPFSCTGAWFMHCHLEIHLSWGLSVVLIVKNGEGPLERLPHPPKDLPRC, translated from the exons ATGAAAAACTTGCTCACTACTTTGTTTATTTACTTCTTATTTATCTTGTTTCTCTGCAATAACCACAGCAAATATGTTGTGGGTTTTAGACCACAACGGCGAGGAGGCAGATCAACAAGATTCTATGATTTCAAG GTGCAAACTACTAGTATAACTAAGTTATGTAACACTAAAGACATTCCAACCATCAATGGAATGTATCCAGGTCCAGTTGTTTATGCTCAAGAAGACGATAAAGTTATCGTCAGAGTTACCAATGAATCCCCATACAATATCACAATCCACTG GCATGGAATCCGTCAGAGGCTATCGTGTTGGTCTGATGGCCCTTCTTACATTACACAATGCCCCATACAAACTGGACAAAACTTCACTTATGAGTTCACTCTGGCACAACAGAAGGGCACATTTTTCTGGCACGCTCATGTTTCGTGGCTTCGAGCCACTGTTTATGGTGCCATTGTTGTTTACCCTAAGAATGGTGTTCCTTACCCTTTCAAGTTCCCGTATGAAGagcatattattattttag GAGAGTTTTGGATGAAGGACATGGTGCAAATTGAGCAGGCAGTTTTAGCTGGTGGCGGAGCCCCACCACCGGCTGATGCTTTTACCATCAATGGCCAACCCGGCCCTAATTATAATTGCTCTACTGATG atatttttaaaatagatgCGGTTCCAGGGAAGACATACTTGTTAAGGTTAATCAATGCAGCTTTGAACCAGGAGCATTTCTTTGCCATTGCAAATCACAGATTGACAATTGTTGAAGTTGATGCAGAGTACACAAAGCCATTGACCACGGACCGAGTCATGCTCGGGCCGGGGCAAACCCTAAACGTCTTAGTCACAGCAGATAAACCTATAGCAAGATATTCAATGGCCATGGGACCTTATCAATCTGCTAAGAATGTCTCATTTCAAAACATAACAGCAATAGCTTACTTCCAGTATTTTGGTGCCACAGCAAATGGCTTAAGTTTACCTGCAGCTTTACCACATTTTGATGACAATCTTGCCGCTAAGACAGTCATGGACGGGCTTAGAAGTCTTAATCCTGTTACTGTTCCTAAAGATATTGACAGAAACCTATTCGTTACAATTGGACTAAACGTGCAAAAATGTCGGTCCAAGAATCCCCAAAAAGATTGTCAAGCTAAAGGTGGTGGAGTCATGGCTGCTTCCATGAATAACATCAGCTTTAGTAAACCTAACATCTCAATTTTGGAAGCTTACTACAAGAACATCAGTGGGTACTTCACTCAAGATTTTCCTGGGGTACCCCTGACGTTTTATGATTTTGTGAATGGGGCACCTAATAACCCTCCTAATGACACAAATTCACTGAATGGAACTAGGACCTATGTCCTTGACTATGGGACCAAGGTTCAACTGATCCTACAGGACACCAGCACCGTCTCCACGGAGAACCACCCTATTCATCTTCATGGCTACAGCTTTTATGTTGTAGGTTATGGTACCGGAAACTATGATCCAGATACAGCCAACTTCAATCTGGTGGATCCACCATATATGAACACAATTGGAGTTCCAGTAGGTGGATGGGCTGCCATTCGATTCGTTGCTGACAATCCAGGTAATAAATTAGAAActaaatttcatctcataattatTACAGTCCGTTGTACTAAACTCACGGATGGACCATTTTCATGCACAGGGGCATGGTTTATGCACTGTCATTTGGAGATACATTTATCTTGGGGCTTATCGGTGGTGCTCATTGTGAAGAATGGGGAAGGGCCATTAGAAAGACTTCCTCATCCTCCAAAAGACTTGCCCAGATGCTAG
- the LOC125868137 gene encoding laccase-6 isoform X2, with the protein MKNLLTTLFIYFLFILFLCNNHSKYVVGFRPQRRGGRSTRFYDFKVQTTSITKLCNTKDIPTINGMYPGPVVYAQEDDKVIVRVTNESPYNITIHWHGIRQRLSCWSDGPSYITQCPIQTGQNFTYEFTLAQQKGTFFWHAHVSWLRATVYGAIVVYPKNGVPYPFKFPYEEHIIILGEFWMKDMVQIEQAVLAGGGAPPPADAFTINGQPGPNYNCSTDDIFKIDAVPGKTYLLRLINAALNQEHFFAIANHRLTIVEVDAEYTKPLTTDRVMLGPGQTLNVLVTADKPIARYSMAMGPYQSAKNVSFQNITAIAYFQYFGATANGLSLPAALPHFDDNLAAKTVMDGLRSLNPVTVPKDIDRNLFVTIGLNVQKCRSKNPQKDCQAKGGGVMAASMNNISFSKPNISILEAYYKNISGYFTQDFPGVPLTFYDFVNGAPNNPPNDTNSLNGTRTYVLDYGTKVQLILQDTSTVSTENHPIHLHGYSFYVVGYGTGNYDPDTANFNLVDPPYMNTIGVPVGGWAAIRFVADNPGAWFMHCHLEIHLSWGLSVVLIVKNGEGPLERLPHPPKDLPRC; encoded by the exons ATGAAAAACTTGCTCACTACTTTGTTTATTTACTTCTTATTTATCTTGTTTCTCTGCAATAACCACAGCAAATATGTTGTGGGTTTTAGACCACAACGGCGAGGAGGCAGATCAACAAGATTCTATGATTTCAAG GTGCAAACTACTAGTATAACTAAGTTATGTAACACTAAAGACATTCCAACCATCAATGGAATGTATCCAGGTCCAGTTGTTTATGCTCAAGAAGACGATAAAGTTATCGTCAGAGTTACCAATGAATCCCCATACAATATCACAATCCACTG GCATGGAATCCGTCAGAGGCTATCGTGTTGGTCTGATGGCCCTTCTTACATTACACAATGCCCCATACAAACTGGACAAAACTTCACTTATGAGTTCACTCTGGCACAACAGAAGGGCACATTTTTCTGGCACGCTCATGTTTCGTGGCTTCGAGCCACTGTTTATGGTGCCATTGTTGTTTACCCTAAGAATGGTGTTCCTTACCCTTTCAAGTTCCCGTATGAAGagcatattattattttag GAGAGTTTTGGATGAAGGACATGGTGCAAATTGAGCAGGCAGTTTTAGCTGGTGGCGGAGCCCCACCACCGGCTGATGCTTTTACCATCAATGGCCAACCCGGCCCTAATTATAATTGCTCTACTGATG atatttttaaaatagatgCGGTTCCAGGGAAGACATACTTGTTAAGGTTAATCAATGCAGCTTTGAACCAGGAGCATTTCTTTGCCATTGCAAATCACAGATTGACAATTGTTGAAGTTGATGCAGAGTACACAAAGCCATTGACCACGGACCGAGTCATGCTCGGGCCGGGGCAAACCCTAAACGTCTTAGTCACAGCAGATAAACCTATAGCAAGATATTCAATGGCCATGGGACCTTATCAATCTGCTAAGAATGTCTCATTTCAAAACATAACAGCAATAGCTTACTTCCAGTATTTTGGTGCCACAGCAAATGGCTTAAGTTTACCTGCAGCTTTACCACATTTTGATGACAATCTTGCCGCTAAGACAGTCATGGACGGGCTTAGAAGTCTTAATCCTGTTACTGTTCCTAAAGATATTGACAGAAACCTATTCGTTACAATTGGACTAAACGTGCAAAAATGTCGGTCCAAGAATCCCCAAAAAGATTGTCAAGCTAAAGGTGGTGGAGTCATGGCTGCTTCCATGAATAACATCAGCTTTAGTAAACCTAACATCTCAATTTTGGAAGCTTACTACAAGAACATCAGTGGGTACTTCACTCAAGATTTTCCTGGGGTACCCCTGACGTTTTATGATTTTGTGAATGGGGCACCTAATAACCCTCCTAATGACACAAATTCACTGAATGGAACTAGGACCTATGTCCTTGACTATGGGACCAAGGTTCAACTGATCCTACAGGACACCAGCACCGTCTCCACGGAGAACCACCCTATTCATCTTCATGGCTACAGCTTTTATGTTGTAGGTTATGGTACCGGAAACTATGATCCAGATACAGCCAACTTCAATCTGGTGGATCCACCATATATGAACACAATTGGAGTTCCAGTAGGTGGATGGGCTGCCATTCGATTCGTTGCTGACAATCCAG GGGCATGGTTTATGCACTGTCATTTGGAGATACATTTATCTTGGGGCTTATCGGTGGTGCTCATTGTGAAGAATGGGGAAGGGCCATTAGAAAGACTTCCTCATCCTCCAAAAGACTTGCCCAGATGCTAG
- the LOC125868143 gene encoding protein LEAD-SENSITIVE 1-like isoform X1, giving the protein MGLLTNRVGRNEIKPGDHIYTYRAVFAYSHHGIFVGGSKVVHFNRLQAFSDDDDNDDEMSDLSSSCPTFPDCGFKLPNSGVVLSCLDCFLRDGSLYNFDYGVSPSVFLTRVRGGTCTTAASDPPEMIIHRAMYLLQNGFGHYNVFLNNCEDFALYCKTGLLTADRRSVGSSGQASSIIGAPLAALLSSPLKLLIPSPVGVATLTAGMYCMNRYATDIGVRSDVVKIAVENLAEKLGYGNSHGRVIIEHRSLNQGTAR; this is encoded by the exons ATGGGTTTGTTGACAAACAGAGTGGGGAGGAATGAAATCAAACCAGGAGACCATATTTACACTTATAGAGCTGTTTTTGCTTACTCCCACCATG GTATTTTTGTTGGCGGAAGCAAAGTGGTCCATTTTAACCGTCTTCAGGCCTtttctgatgatgatgataatgatgatgaaatgTCAGACCTTTCTTCTTCATGTCCAACCTTTCCTGACTGTGGATTTAAGCTACCTAACAGTGGTGTTGTTCTTTCTTGTCTGGATTGCTTTCTCCGCGATGGTTCACTCTACAACTTTGATTATGGAGTAAGCCCATCTGTTTTCCTTACCAGAGTGCGAGGGGGCACTTGCACTACTGCAGCATCAGACCCTCCTGAGATGATCATACACCGAGCAATGTATCTTCTTCAAAATGGATTCGGTCACTATAATGTGTTCCTTAACAATTGTGAGGACTTTGCGCTGTACTGCAAAACAGGCCTTCTAACAGCTGATAGACGCAGTGTTGGAAGTAGCGGACAAGCTTCTTCTATCATTGGTGCTCCGTTAGCtgctcttctttcttctcctctgaAGTTGCTAATTCCTAGTCCTGTTGGTGTGGCCACACTAACAGCAGGGATGTATTGTATGAATAGATATGCAACTGACATTGGTGTTCGAAGTGATGTTGTCAAAATAGCAGTTGAAAACCTGGCAGAGAAGCTTGGCTACGGAAACAGTCATGGAAGAGTCATCATAGAACACAGGTCTTTGAATCAGGGAACTGCTAGGTGA
- the LOC125868143 gene encoding protein LEAD-SENSITIVE 1-like isoform X2: MQTHQVKDFISIIMYPSLLGLLSKSIGIFVGGSKVVHFNRLQAFSDDDDNDDEMSDLSSSCPTFPDCGFKLPNSGVVLSCLDCFLRDGSLYNFDYGVSPSVFLTRVRGGTCTTAASDPPEMIIHRAMYLLQNGFGHYNVFLNNCEDFALYCKTGLLTADRRSVGSSGQASSIIGAPLAALLSSPLKLLIPSPVGVATLTAGMYCMNRYATDIGVRSDVVKIAVENLAEKLGYGNSHGRVIIEHRSLNQGTAR, encoded by the exons ATGCAGACTCATCAAGTCAAGGATTTTATTAGCATAATAATGTATCCATCTTTGTTAGGGTTGTTGAGCAAATCAATAG GTATTTTTGTTGGCGGAAGCAAAGTGGTCCATTTTAACCGTCTTCAGGCCTtttctgatgatgatgataatgatgatgaaatgTCAGACCTTTCTTCTTCATGTCCAACCTTTCCTGACTGTGGATTTAAGCTACCTAACAGTGGTGTTGTTCTTTCTTGTCTGGATTGCTTTCTCCGCGATGGTTCACTCTACAACTTTGATTATGGAGTAAGCCCATCTGTTTTCCTTACCAGAGTGCGAGGGGGCACTTGCACTACTGCAGCATCAGACCCTCCTGAGATGATCATACACCGAGCAATGTATCTTCTTCAAAATGGATTCGGTCACTATAATGTGTTCCTTAACAATTGTGAGGACTTTGCGCTGTACTGCAAAACAGGCCTTCTAACAGCTGATAGACGCAGTGTTGGAAGTAGCGGACAAGCTTCTTCTATCATTGGTGCTCCGTTAGCtgctcttctttcttctcctctgaAGTTGCTAATTCCTAGTCCTGTTGGTGTGGCCACACTAACAGCAGGGATGTATTGTATGAATAGATATGCAACTGACATTGGTGTTCGAAGTGATGTTGTCAAAATAGCAGTTGAAAACCTGGCAGAGAAGCTTGGCTACGGAAACAGTCATGGAAGAGTCATCATAGAACACAGGTCTTTGAATCAGGGAACTGCTAGGTGA
- the LOC125867273 gene encoding uncharacterized protein LOC125867273, with translation MGDASGDAIATNTSTRLDFIPPSICISLRMQSKTGFINGKIVKPNSADPTFMQWERCDDMVTSWILNSLSPDLRDSLQYVNNAKELWEELEDRYDQSNGCKLYQLQKEINDLVQGILNVTRYYTNMKKLWEEMNTLDVNFQCTCVCICGEKPKMHKAEQDRRLIHFLMGLNEMYTTVCENILMMSDLPTMAQTFAILSQEER, from the exons atGGGAGACGCTTCAGGTGACGCGATTGCTACCAACACTTCAACTCGATTGGATTTCATTCCCCCTTCTATCTGCATCTCTCTGAGAATGCAG AGTAAAACTGGATTCATCAATGGAAAAATCGTGAAGCCAAATTCTGCAGATCCAACCTTCATGCAGTGGGAAAGGTGTGATGACATGGTGACCTCTTGGATTTTAAATTCCCTCTCACCAGATCTGCGAGATAGCTTGCAATACGTCAACAATGCCAAAGAGCTTTGGGAGGAGTTGGAGGATAGATATGACCAAAGTAATGGTTGCAAACTCTATCAACTACAGAAGGAGATAAATGACCTTGTGCAAGGCATTTTGAATGTCACTAGATATTATACTAATATGAAGAAGTTGTGGGAAGAAATGAACACTCTTGATGTCAATTTTCAATGCACTTGTGTGTGCATTTGTGGTGAAAAACCCAAGATGCATAAGGCTGAGCAAGATAGAAGACTTATACATTTTTTGATGGGCCTAAATGAGATGTATACTACTGTATGTGAAAATATCCTCATGATGTCTGATCTACCAACTATGGCACAAACATTTGCCATTTTGTCACAAGAGGAAAGATAA
- the LOC125867276 gene encoding uncharacterized protein LOC125867276 — translation CKRTGHTKDRCYKLHGYPANTRNPRGRGSGSAANVHTSEDDKSQCEETPEQGRQMPLNLSKSQYEQLLNLLGTLQVGNGTDCSGNMSSGAANLAGPFSEEPSGTW, via the exons TGCAAACGAACTGGGCATACCAAAGACAGGTGCTACAAGCTGCATGGTTACCCAGCCAACACAAGAAACCCAAGAGGAAGAGGCTCAGGATCTGCAGCAAATGTGCATACTTCTGAGGATGATAAAAGTCAGTGTGAAGAAACTCCTGAGCAGGGAAGGCAAATGCCATTGAACCTGTCTAAAAGCCAGTATGAACAACTACTCAATTTGCTTGGGACTCTGCAGGTTGGAAATGGAACCGATTGCTCAGGGAACATGTCAAGTGGAGCTGCAAACCTAGCAG GGCCCTTCTCTGAAGAGCCCTCTGGCACTTGGTAA
- the LOC125868147 gene encoding protein yippee-like At4g27745, giving the protein MEEGLVGPRIYSSCKCRNHIALHDDIVSKNFQARTGRAYLFTHAMNVVIGEKEDRQLMSGLHVVADVKCSDCGEVLGWKYEKAYDETQKYKEGKFVLENFKIVKEGFYEHI; this is encoded by the exons atgGAAGAAGGTTTAGTAGGTCCAAGGATATATAGTagttgtaaatgcagaaatcaCATTGCTCTTCATGATGATATTGTCTCCAAAAATTTTCAg GCAAGAACAGGGAGGGCTTATTTGTTTACACATGCCATGAATGTAGTGATAGGGGAAAAGGAGGACAGGCAACTAATGAGTGGTTTGCATGTTGTGGCTGATGTTAAATGCTCTGATTGTGGGGAAGTTTTGGGATGGAAATATGAAAAAGCATATGATGAAACTCAAAAGTACAAAGAAGGAAAATTTgttcttgaaaactttaagattGTCAAGGAGGGGTTTTATGAACATATTTAA
- the LOC125868145 gene encoding ATP synthase subunit delta, chloroplastic — protein MDTLSTSVSSLKVSNLRRYSADFHHFKNPFTTTSSSSSPHFNFPKPTSISNKTNSFTHKKTTNFPFLSKTPPPKQPISKHQTAHTRASSGYAAALIDIANCNNSLEKLDKDVRRLSRWLRNDHLRVLMTDPFVGNQEKGYVLKEILSKGNFNKHLVGVVKLLVEKNKLGIVGEVLMEFERIYDQLCGTQVVLVSSEVKMEKDEVFGIAKKVQELSGAERVKVKVRNLVGDKKRSHSFAL, from the coding sequence ATGGATACCCTTTCTACCTCTGTTTCTTCCCTTAAAGTTTCAAACCTCCGCAGATACTCTGCTGATTTCCACCATTTCAAGAATCCCTTTACAACAACATCATCTTCTTCCTCACCCCACTTCAATTTCCCAAAACCAACTTCAATCTCAAACAAAACCAACTCTTTCACCCATAAAAAGACTACAAATTTCCCATTTCTATCTAAAACCCCACCTCCCAAACAACCCATTTCCAAGCATCAAACAGCTCATACTAGAGCTTCAAGTGGCTATGCTGCAGCACTTATAGACATAGCTAACTGCAACAACTCACTTGAAAAACTCGATAAAGACGTAAGGAGGTTATCAAGATGGTTAAGAAATGACCATTTGCGTGTTCTTATGACAGACCCTTTTGTGGGAAATCAAGAAAAAGGGTATGTTCTTAAGGAGATTTTGTCTAAGGGGAATTTCAACAAACACTTGGTGGGTGTGGTGAAGCTTTTGGTGGAGAAGAACAAATTAGGGATTGTGGGTGAAGTTTTGATGGAATTTGAGAGGATTTATGATCAGCTTTGTGGGACACAAGTGGTTTTGGTTTCATCAGAGGTGAAAATGGAGAAAGATGAAGTTTTTGGAATTGCTAAGAAGGTGCAAGAACTTAGTGGGGCTGAAAGAGTGAAGGTCAAGGTAAGAAATTTGGTTGGTGATAAGAAAAGGTCACACTCCTTTGCTCTTTGA
- the LOC125868142 gene encoding ATPase GET3A-like: MASNNPDLPEGTVRNLMEQDTLKWVFVGGKGGVGKTTCSSVLGILLSQVRSSVLIISTDPAHNLSDAFQQRFAKTPTVVNGFTNLYAMEVDPSIENEEGGSEGVDGFFSDLANAVPGIDEAMSFAEMLKLVRTMDYSVIVFDTAPTGHTLRLLQFPSTLEKGLAKIMSLKSKFGGVLSQMTRVFGVDDEFGEDAILGKLEAMRDIIEQVNRQFKDPDMTTFVCVCIPEFLSLYETERLVQELTRFEIDTHNIIINQVLYDVEVVESQLLKARMRMQQKYLDQFYTLYDDFNITKLPLLPQEVCGVEALKEFKYRFLTPYRPSRARCSVEELESGIAKLKEQLKDAEADYEKIRKGKSQV; this comes from the exons ATGGCTTCGAATAATCCAGATTTACCAGAAGGTACAGTGCGTAACCTAATGGAACAAGATACACTGAAATGGGTATTCGTTGGCGGCAAAGGCGGTGTTGGAAAAACGACGTGCAGCTCTGTTTTAGGGATCCTTCTTTCTCAGGTCCGATCTTCTGTTCTAATCATATCAACTGATCCAGCTCACAATCTAAGCGATGCATTTCAACAGCGTTTCGCTAAAACTCCTACCGTTGTTAATGGATTCACCAATTTGTACGCCATG GAAGTTGATCCATctatagagaatgaagaaggTGGTTCAGAAGGAGTGGACGGTTTTTTCTCAGATTTGGCAAATGCAGTTCCAGGAATTGATGAAGCTATGAGTTTTGCTGAGATGCTAAA ATTGGTGAGAACAATGGATTACTCTGTAATAGTGTTTGATACAGCGCCAACGGGACATACTCTCCGGTTGTTACAGTTCCCATCAACATTAGAGAAGGGGCTTGCAAAAATAATGAGTTTGAAGAGCAAATTTGGTGGTGTTTTAAGTCAG ATGACTCGTGTCTTTGGTGTTGATGATGAATTTGGCGAGGATGCAATTCTAGGCAAGCTGGAAGCCATGAGAGATATTATTGAACAAGTGAACAGACAATTTAAGGATCCT GACATGACGAcatttgtttgtgtttgtattcCGGAATTCCTCTCTCTATATGAGACTGAAAGACTTGTTCAGGAACTCACTAGGTTTGAGATTGATACGCACAACATTATAATTAACCAAGTGCTCTATGATGTAGAAG TTGTTGAATCCCAGTTGCTGAAAGCTAGAATGCGGATGCAACAAAAATACTTGGATCAGTTCTACACGCTATATGACGACTTCAATATTACCAAGCTGCCTTTGCTACCACAAGAG GTTTGTGGTGTTGAAGCTCTGAAAGAATTCAAGTATCGTTTTCTAACACCATATCGACCTTCTCGTGCGCGATGTTCAGTGGAAGAGTTGGAGAGTGGAATAGCCAAActgaaagaacagttgaaagatgcTGAAGCAGACTATGAAAAAATTAGGAAAGGGAAAAGTCAGGTTTAA